A stretch of Helicobacter pylori oki112 DNA encodes these proteins:
- a CDS encoding flagellar basal body P-ring protein FlgI, whose translation MKRVFLWLIFVLAFHKLLAEKIGDIASVVGVRDNQLIGYGLVIGLNGTGDKSGSKFTMQSISNMLESVNVKISADDIKSKNVAAVMITASLPPFARQGDKIDIQISSIGDAKSIQGGTLVMTPLNAVDGNIYALAQGAITSGNSSNLLSATIINGATIEREVSYDLFHKNAMVLSLKNPNFKNAIQVQNTLNKVFGNKVAIALDPKTIQITRPERFSMVEFLALVQEIPINYSTKNKIIVDEKSGTIVSGVDIMVHPVVVTSQDITLKITKEPLNDSKNTQDLDNNMSLDTAHNTLSSNGKNITIAGVVKALQKIGVSAKGMVSILQALKKSGAISAEMEIL comes from the coding sequence AACCAGCTGATTGGCTATGGGCTTGTGATTGGCTTGAATGGCACAGGGGATAAATCCGGCTCAAAATTCACCATGCAATCCATTTCTAACATGCTAGAGAGCGTGAATGTCAAAATCTCTGCAGATGATATTAAATCTAAAAATGTCGCTGCGGTGATGATTACAGCCTCCTTACCCCCCTTTGCAAGACAGGGCGATAAAATTGATATTCAAATTTCTTCTATTGGGGATGCAAAATCCATTCAAGGAGGGACTTTGGTGATGACCCCTTTAAATGCGGTAGATGGGAATATTTACGCTCTCGCTCAAGGGGCTATCACTTCGGGTAATTCCAGTAACTTGCTCTCAGCCACTATCATCAATGGAGCGACTATTGAAAGGGAAGTTTCGTATGATTTGTTCCATAAAAACGCCATGGTTTTAAGCCTAAAAAACCCTAATTTTAAAAACGCTATCCAAGTGCAAAACACTTTAAATAAGGTATTTGGCAATAAAGTAGCCATAGCACTAGATCCAAAAACCATTCAAATCACTCGCCCAGAGCGTTTTTCTATGGTGGAGTTTTTAGCCTTAGTGCAAGAAATCCCTATTAATTACAGCACGAAAAATAAGATCATTGTAGATGAAAAATCAGGCACGATCGTTTCAGGAGTGGATATAATGGTGCATCCTGTAGTGGTTACAAGCCAAGACATCACGCTGAAAATCACTAAAGAGCCTTTAAATGATTCTAAAAACACGCAGGATTTAGACAACAACATGTCCTTAGACACCGCTCATAACACGCTGAGTTCTAACGGGAAAAACATCACCATTGCTGGGGTGGTAAAAGCCTTACAAAAAATTGGCGTGAGCGCTAAGGGGATGGTTTCAATCTTGCAAGCCCTAAAAAAAAGCGGCGCGATTAGCGCTGAAATGGAGATACTATGA